The DNA window acaataatattcCTTCAAtttgtctatatttattttgtcatgaTCACCAATCTTTTCGAATTTCACGGCGTTTGGTGACAATTCTAAATCATCCACATCCGGTCGCATAACTTTTCGAGTACGAGCTcctctataaatatttttgaatggaTTTTTCTCCGCGTGATCGGCACTGAAACACGTTTTCTTCCTTTGCAAAGGAGAAGTATCTAGAACTAATTGTTGAATTGACTTTTGAGATTTTCTACCTATATTTGGTATACTGCTTGTTGGTGTTATAGGTGCAATTAGACGTTGAAGATTATTCCGAATAATGTTCTCTTCGGTCGTCCTCGTTACCGATGTAGCACTTCCGGATTTCTCGGGTATTGATTGTGGAGAACGTGAACTTAGCGGTTCAATCAACTGCTTTCCTTCTAATGGGTGTAATTCAGGGGGATATCTTTTTGGTCGACtctgtttaaatttttcaagagttgttataaactttttattgtttgtctCCGAAACTTCGAACGCATTTTTAGCCTTCGCTTTACTTTGCAATGACTCTcttgtttgttttgattgaaGTCTTTCAATGGCGTGAACTAAATTTGTTTGTTCTTGGTCGATCAAGTTATCGCGTAGACTAGATAAACGTTTGAGGTAGTCAGCGTTATGTCTGTATGCTGACCGAGGGTCATCGTACCACGACATATTTTTTGACCTCCTGGCATCAAGGTTGGTCTTTTCCATCAACCTGAAAAAATGagacaaatattaaataatatataaagttaATTATTAAGACAAGAAGAAGGGATACGTTAAATATCAAGCAACTCAGCTATACGCGTAGGATGATATAATCGCAAGATTAACGTAGTGCCTTgtcatttcttttcaaattatttgtgtgtgtgtgtgttgacataaattctgaatattcatgaataggATGTAACGTGTATCCTCAACGGTTGTTGTTGACGaagtttttaagaaaataataacGAAAGGGTCGATTTATACTGCTCAGGAAGAGACCGAATTCATTGAGCCGCAACTCCTCAGAAACCATTTGTATACAAAGtcggaaatatttgtgatatgacgtatgtagtgttttgtacttCCTAAACTTTTCTTTGGAACAATCTTTTTGCCACAGAATTTTTTTGAGAATGTATCCAAATTCGGAAACCGTTTTCGATCTGTGTTATACGCTTTCGCGCAAGGTCAGTCGACGTACTGCCTGAGAAATTAGGAAACTCTTTGTTTCAACACCTGTCCAGTTGTacttatttgttacatatttgtttttagttcatttttctacataaataaggccgttagttttctcgtttgaattgttttacattgtcttatcggggcctttcatagctgactatgcggtatgggctttgctcattgttgaaggccgtacggtgacctatagttgttaatgtttgtgtcattttggtctttttgtggaaagttgtctcattggcaatcataccacattttcttttttatattattgttaaaaaaaaagcttacaCATATTGGTATATTTCACTCAGGCACAAACACATGTTACTGGGTTATCCAGCTTTTCAGATCTGAACCCTACGACTTCTAGTATTTCCATTTCAGAATGAAcgttacaatattttttaaactatatgtcGAATGGTTCTATTAACATGATCAGCTGAAAGTTCGTTCAGTTTCACATATtctatcatataaaaataagatgtggttcatgtatgattgccaatcagacaactctccacacgAGACCAAATGGCACATACATTAACAATAATATGTCATTTTACTGCCTTTAACAATAAGTGAAACGAATACCACAGTCAACTAAATAATATATTCATTTCATACAGATGTATTCCATACCCGTAGCCATTGGGGTTCGGACGAACCTCggcttgaaaacaaataagcactgttaaagtcaaagttctgttcgaattgtgactgttaaagtcgagtttgtgagtccaacgaacctccccccccccccccccccccgaccccttggaaattcctggctacgggcttGTATTTGTAGCAACATGCAATGTGTAGATTTCCATGTTTCCAACTGATGAATTATGAAGGGGTGCAGAATTATTTATTTGCATAAAAGCCAGAAAGACAGAATAAATAAGCATTCTTCAACACAAAGATCGACAGATGAAAAGATATACTGTCAAAGTGCCACAACATAAAATAATACTGTCCTAACCTTAACCCAATCCCCGCGAATATCAAAAATGGTCATCCTCTAATGATACGTGTGCGGAAGGGTACTGTTTAACGTGGTActtaacactacagggagatagcTCTGAAAAAATCAGCCGAACGTTTTAATCACGTTctattgttaaggaaatatttCAAAGCTTCTCATTGATCAAACTTAATGTTTGTCAAAcagctatatatatatccaataaATTTTAACCCATGAACTGAGTTGTTCTAggtttttgacattttcataTATTGTCAAAGGGTCAAGGTAAAcgttttgtcaaaattatatgaaatttaaacgagccaaattatttttttgtcaaaatgctTCCTTACCTTGGAAATTGATGTTTAGTACATGTAGATTTTCCGTTATCAGGCATGCTTTTAGACAATCCAAACTCGGTGGGATTATTTGTCCTAAGCCATTTTACTTTTCTATCCATTTAACTCATTTATCATTCTTAGTAAGTGTATATATCGaaatcattttgatgttatcaATTTAAATTGAGACTCCTTTTCAAAACGGTATCTCCATATCGGCGTAATATTCACGGGATAAACATCTATATTAAATGCACATAAAAcattaatgttttactttttacattaattttaaactgCTACTTCATGAAAGTGCATTTTATAgatttgtatgattttattcCACTTGAAATCA is part of the Mytilus trossulus isolate FHL-02 chromosome 13, PNRI_Mtr1.1.1.hap1, whole genome shotgun sequence genome and encodes:
- the LOC134694003 gene encoding uncharacterized protein LOC134694003 isoform X3 yields the protein MDERRTCSVCTFKELKLPPITSMKQYLAEREARLMEKTNLDARRSKNMSWYDDPRSAYRHNADYLKRLSSLRDNLIDQEQTNLVHAIERLQSKQTRESLQSKAKAKNAFEVSETNNKKFITTLEKFKQSRPKRYPPELHPLEGKQLIEPLSSRSPQSIPEKSGSATSVTRTTEENIIRNNLQRLIAPITPTSSIPNIGRKSQKSIQQLVLDTSPLQRKKTCFSADHAEKNPFKNIYRGARTRKVMRPDVDDLELSPNAVKFEKIGDHDKINIDKLKEYYCIYYLPSNTPTGQDEFVSEDDENNGSDVSNGENTKFDNHLEHELKPNDMDLLSNRFPNEQYRYKAGYFGASQRVPERKPMLHPVTGKALVTNTEDIRKHRLRKLHLSDSVNNIENEAIYGNDERDGHNRKQIVVDMPSLVFNAATPEGSDLETRTAFLSKAYKQNELRHRELKNLLDDVKELNKRTDDLSERASSDRSLEV
- the LOC134694003 gene encoding uncharacterized protein LOC134694003 isoform X5; its protein translation is MQTYKVVCYSAGNLQIVGQGLMEKTNLDARRSKNMSWYDDPRSAYRHNADYLKRLSSLRDNLIDQEQTNLVHAIERLQSKQTRESLQSKAKAKNAFEVSETNNKKFITTLEKFKQSRPKRYPPELHPLEGKQLIEPLSSRSPQSIPEKSGSATSVTRTTEENIIRNNLQRLIAPITPTSSIPNIGRKSQKSIQQLVLDTSPLQRKKTCFSADHAEKNPFKNIYRGARTRKVMRPDVDDLELSPNAVKFEKIGDHDKINIDKLKEYYCIYYLPSNTPTGQDEFVSEDDENNGSDVSNGENTKFDNHLEHELKPNDMDLLSNRFPNEQYRYKAGYFGASQRVPERKPMLHPVTGKALVTNTEDIRKHRLRKLHLSDSVNNIENEAIYGNDERDGHNRKQIVVDMPSLVFNAATPEGSDLETRTAFLSKAYKQNELRHRELKNLLDDVKELNKRTDDLSERASSDRSLEV
- the LOC134694003 gene encoding uncharacterized protein LOC134694003 isoform X4, with the protein product MTGFPKGPINLIPISLFDEDKLSILRLMEKTNLDARRSKNMSWYDDPRSAYRHNADYLKRLSSLRDNLIDQEQTNLVHAIERLQSKQTRESLQSKAKAKNAFEVSETNNKKFITTLEKFKQSRPKRYPPELHPLEGKQLIEPLSSRSPQSIPEKSGSATSVTRTTEENIIRNNLQRLIAPITPTSSIPNIGRKSQKSIQQLVLDTSPLQRKKTCFSADHAEKNPFKNIYRGARTRKVMRPDVDDLELSPNAVKFEKIGDHDKINIDKLKEYYCIYYLPSNTPTGQDEFVSEDDENNGSDVSNGENTKFDNHLEHELKPNDMDLLSNRFPNEQYRYKAGYFGASQRVPERKPMLHPVTGKALVTNTEDIRKHRLRKLHLSDSVNNIENEAIYGNDERDGHNRKQIVVDMPSLVFNAATPEGSDLETRTAFLSKAYKQNELRHRELKNLLDDVKELNKRTDDLSERASSDRSLEV
- the LOC134694003 gene encoding uncharacterized protein LOC134694003 isoform X2, which translates into the protein MDRKVKWLRTNNPTEFGLSKSMPDNGKSTCTKHQFPRLMEKTNLDARRSKNMSWYDDPRSAYRHNADYLKRLSSLRDNLIDQEQTNLVHAIERLQSKQTRESLQSKAKAKNAFEVSETNNKKFITTLEKFKQSRPKRYPPELHPLEGKQLIEPLSSRSPQSIPEKSGSATSVTRTTEENIIRNNLQRLIAPITPTSSIPNIGRKSQKSIQQLVLDTSPLQRKKTCFSADHAEKNPFKNIYRGARTRKVMRPDVDDLELSPNAVKFEKIGDHDKINIDKLKEYYCIYYLPSNTPTGQDEFVSEDDENNGSDVSNGENTKFDNHLEHELKPNDMDLLSNRFPNEQYRYKAGYFGASQRVPERKPMLHPVTGKALVTNTEDIRKHRLRKLHLSDSVNNIENEAIYGNDERDGHNRKQIVVDMPSLVFNAATPEGSDLETRTAFLSKAYKQNELRHRELKNLLDDVKELNKRTDDLSERASSDRSLEV
- the LOC134694003 gene encoding uncharacterized protein LOC134694003 isoform X6, with the translated sequence MEKTNLDARRSKNMSWYDDPRSAYRHNADYLKRLSSLRDNLIDQEQTNLVHAIERLQSKQTRESLQSKAKAKNAFEVSETNNKKFITTLEKFKQSRPKRYPPELHPLEGKQLIEPLSSRSPQSIPEKSGSATSVTRTTEENIIRNNLQRLIAPITPTSSIPNIGRKSQKSIQQLVLDTSPLQRKKTCFSADHAEKNPFKNIYRGARTRKVMRPDVDDLELSPNAVKFEKIGDHDKINIDKLKEYYCIYYLPSNTPTGQDEFVSEDDENNGSDVSNGENTKFDNHLEHELKPNDMDLLSNRFPNEQYRYKAGYFGASQRVPERKPMLHPVTGKALVTNTEDIRKHRLRKLHLSDSVNNIENEAIYGNDERDGHNRKQIVVDMPSLVFNAATPEGSDLETRTAFLSKAYKQNELRHRELKNLLDDVKELNKRTDDLSERASSDRSLEV